Proteins from a single region of Fusobacteriaceae bacterium:
- a CDS encoding ABC transporter substrate-binding protein, translating into MKKILKSVLFTFVLLFSFSVALFSKATPDMLVIAQQADPKTLDPAATIDVYSHNVNLQIYDRLFDWGDGMKLENSLAERYEQKDPVTLYIKLREGVKFHNGEELTAEDVKFSLERASKAPSALTYFASIDRVDILSKYEVNIVTSKPYGPLINSLAHACGSILNKKYIESGDPNMFFEPIGTGPFKYESWKAGDKFILKTNKEYFNGVPEFEGIIFRVIPESTNRVIALETREIDMVLNIDPIDAQIIEASGHLKLITKPSVALLYVGMNCEKGPTADVRVRQAIVLATNTLDIVDNAFQKRSTPAYSVIPQGVLGYEELPPYETNIEKAKKLMAEAGYADGLKLKYWTNETQTRKDSGIIMQEQLKAIGIDLTIEILEWSAYLDKLSKAEHDIYMLGWPGGADPDGCLYPLFHSNNKGSAGNMSFYSNPRVDELLDTGRSSVDPAVREAAYKEAAKIIRDEVGVFAIVVPTSMLGTQDYISGFFAYPTSMHFFRKVKKNIK; encoded by the coding sequence ATGAAAAAAATCTTAAAAAGCGTTCTTTTTACTTTTGTATTGCTCTTTTCATTTTCCGTCGCGCTCTTTTCCAAGGCGACGCCCGACATGCTGGTCATTGCCCAGCAGGCGGACCCGAAAACGCTGGATCCCGCGGCGACCATCGACGTTTACTCCCACAATGTCAATCTGCAAATTTATGACAGGCTTTTTGACTGGGGAGACGGGATGAAGCTTGAAAACAGTCTGGCCGAGCGCTATGAGCAAAAAGATCCGGTGACGCTGTATATCAAGCTCAGAGAAGGGGTAAAATTCCATAACGGCGAGGAACTGACGGCCGAAGACGTGAAATTTTCCCTGGAACGGGCCTCCAAGGCGCCCTCGGCGCTGACCTATTTTGCCAGCATCGACCGGGTGGATATCTTGAGCAAATATGAGGTCAACATCGTTACGAGCAAGCCCTACGGCCCGCTGATCAATTCTCTGGCCCATGCCTGCGGCTCAATTCTCAACAAAAAATATATTGAATCCGGCGATCCGAATATGTTTTTTGAACCGATCGGAACCGGACCCTTCAAGTATGAATCCTGGAAAGCCGGAGACAAATTTATCCTGAAAACGAACAAGGAATATTTTAACGGCGTCCCCGAGTTTGAGGGCATAATCTTCCGCGTGATTCCCGAAAGCACAAACAGAGTCATTGCCCTTGAGACAAGGGAAATCGACATGGTCCTGAATATTGACCCCATCGACGCGCAGATTATTGAAGCCTCCGGCCATTTAAAGCTGATCACAAAGCCTTCCGTGGCGCTGCTCTATGTGGGGATGAACTGTGAAAAAGGCCCCACGGCCGACGTTCGCGTACGACAGGCCATCGTCCTCGCCACAAATACCCTTGATATCGTGGATAACGCTTTCCAGAAGCGGTCCACGCCTGCCTATTCGGTCATTCCGCAGGGGGTTTTAGGCTATGAGGAATTGCCGCCTTATGAGACAAACATTGAAAAAGCGAAAAAACTGATGGCCGAAGCCGGTTACGCCGACGGGCTCAAATTGAAATACTGGACAAACGAAACCCAGACCCGCAAAGACTCCGGCATCATCATGCAGGAGCAATTGAAGGCCATCGGCATTGATCTTACGATCGAAATCCTCGAATGGTCGGCTTATCTCGACAAGCTGAGCAAGGCCGAGCACGACATTTATATGCTGGGCTGGCCCGGGGGCGCCGATCCCGACGGTTGTCTCTATCCGCTGTTCCATTCCAACAACAAAGGTTCCGCCGGAAACATGTCCTTCTACAGCAATCCCCGCGTAGACGAATTGCTGGATACGGGCCGCTCCTCGGTGGATCCGGCTGTCCGTGAAGCCGCCTACAAAGAGGCCGCCAAAATCATCCGGGACGAAGTTGGCGTCTTCGCCATCGTCGTTCCCACATCCATGCTGGGTACCCAAGACTACATCAGCGGATTCTTCGCCTACCCGACGTCCATGCACTTCTTCCGGAAAGTCAAGAAAAATATAAAATAA
- a CDS encoding energy-coupling factor ABC transporter permease, translated as MHMADALLSPAVGGMMCAVSSACAGISVAKIKKDEFSEKKVPLMAMAGAFVFAGQMINFTIPATGSSGHIGGGILLSALIGGYPAFLTMAAVLLIQCLFFADGGLLALGSNIFNMGAIPCLLIWPLLVRPILKNGFTTKKINLTAILGVVMSLQLGAFAVVAETKASGITALPFGTFLLLMLPIHLAIGLVEGVVTGLILNFVRKMRPEILESAVRQKALDGAISFKKVLAVLGVFTVITGGLLSLFASGLPDGLEWSIAKITGTTELEREDPVLESAAKIQEKSAILPDYTFKDAGDEGNAAGTSLSGILGGVFVFALAGGTGFLIATLKKQKRKQED; from the coding sequence ATGCATATGGCGGACGCTTTGTTATCCCCCGCGGTCGGCGGCATGATGTGCGCGGTCAGCAGCGCCTGCGCGGGAATATCGGTCGCGAAAATCAAAAAAGACGAGTTTTCGGAAAAAAAGGTTCCCCTGATGGCAATGGCGGGCGCTTTTGTCTTTGCGGGGCAAATGATCAACTTCACTATACCGGCCACAGGTTCCAGCGGCCACATCGGCGGCGGAATTTTGCTTTCGGCCCTGATCGGCGGCTATCCGGCCTTTTTGACGATGGCGGCCGTGCTCCTCATCCAGTGCCTGTTTTTCGCGGACGGAGGGCTGTTGGCCCTGGGGAGCAACATTTTCAATATGGGGGCCATTCCCTGCCTTTTGATCTGGCCGCTTCTGGTCAGGCCGATCCTCAAAAATGGATTCACAACAAAAAAAATCAATCTGACGGCGATCCTCGGCGTCGTAATGAGCTTGCAATTGGGTGCTTTCGCGGTGGTTGCGGAAACGAAGGCCTCGGGCATTACCGCCCTTCCCTTCGGGACATTTTTGCTCCTGATGCTGCCGATCCATCTGGCCATCGGCCTTGTGGAAGGGGTCGTTACGGGACTCATCCTCAATTTTGTCCGGAAAATGCGGCCCGAGATTCTTGAGAGCGCCGTGCGCCAAAAGGCGCTTGACGGCGCGATTTCTTTCAAGAAAGTGCTGGCGGTTTTGGGCGTCTTTACGGTCATTACCGGCGGGCTGCTGTCGCTTTTCGCCTCGGGCCTGCCCGACGGTCTCGAGTGGTCCATCGCCAAAATCACGGGGACGACGGAGCTGGAAAGGGAGGATCCGGTACTGGAATCTGCGGCGAAAATCCAAGAAAAATCCGCGATTCTCCCGGATTATACGTTTAAAGACGCCGGCGACGAGGGAAACGCCGCCGGGACCTCACTTTCGGGGATCCTCGGCGGAGTCTTTGTCTTTGCCCTCGCGGGCGGGACGGGATTTCTCATAGCCACGCTGAAAAAACAAAAAAGAAAACAGGAGGATTAA
- the tuf gene encoding elongation factor Tu (EF-Tu; promotes GTP-dependent binding of aminoacyl-tRNA to the A-site of ribosomes during protein biosynthesis; when the tRNA anticodon matches the mRNA codon, GTP hydrolysis results; the inactive EF-Tu-GDP leaves the ribosome and release of GDP is promoted by elongation factor Ts; many prokaryotes have two copies of the gene encoding EF-Tu): RHTPFFTGYKPQFYFRTTDITGEVNLPEGVEMVMPGDNITMTIKLIHAIAMETQLRFAIREGGRTVASGVVAEIIK, encoded by the coding sequence CGGCATACGCCTTTCTTTACGGGCTACAAACCCCAGTTCTATTTCCGGACGACGGACATCACCGGCGAAGTAAATCTGCCTGAAGGCGTTGAAATGGTAATGCCCGGCGACAACATCACAATGACGATCAAACTGATCCACGCGATCGCCATGGAAACCCAGCTGCGTTTCGCGATCCGCGAAGGCGGCAGAACAGTGGCTTCGGGCGTTGTAGCCGAGATCATAAAGTAA